The following proteins are encoded in a genomic region of Peromyscus maniculatus bairdii isolate BWxNUB_F1_BW_parent chromosome 12, HU_Pman_BW_mat_3.1, whole genome shotgun sequence:
- the LOC102923500 gene encoding olfactory receptor 2M3-like codes for MMQWNNWTFNSDFILLGIFDHSPLHTFFFSLILGIFFMALIGNSTMVLLIYLDAQLHTPMYILLSQLSLMDLMLICTTVPQMAFNFLSGNKSISMAGCGSQIFFYVSLLGAECFLLASMAYDRYVAICHPLRYSVLMSHKICGLMAASSWILGSLDGIIEVAAALSFSYCGAREIPHFFCDVPALLTLSCSDTLTFEKIIFFCCVIMLIFPVAIIIASYTRVILAVIRMGSTESRHKAFATCSSHLVVVGMYYGAAMFIYMRPSSGRSPNQDKMVSAFYTILTPMLNPLIYSLRNKEVARAFMKVLGMDKATA; via the coding sequence ATGATGCAGTGGAACAATTGGACCTTCAACTCTGACTTCATCCTGCTGGGAATTTTTGATCACAGCCCTCttcatacttttttcttttccctcatcCTGGGTATCTTCTTCATGGCCCTCATAGGGAATTCTACCATGGTGCTTCTCATCTACCTGGATGCCCAactccacacccccatgtacATCCTTCTCAGCCAACTTTCCCTCATGGATCTCATGCTCATCTGTACCACAGTGCCCCAAATGGCCTTCAACTTCCTCTCTGGCAACAAGTCcatctccatggctggctgtggaaGCCAGATATTCTTCTACGTCTCTCTACTTGGAGCTGAGTGTTTTCTTTTGGCCTCAATGGCCTATGACCGTTATGTGGCTATTTGCCACCCATTGAGGTATTCTGTTCTTATGAGTCATAAAATCTGTggtctcatggctgcttcttcaTGGATTCTTGGCTCCCTTGATGGTATAATAGAAGTTGCGGCTGCATTGTCTTTCTCATATTGTGGTGCCAGAGAAATACCCCactttttctgtgatgttcctgcCCTGCTCACTCTTTCATGTAGTGATACCTTGACATTTgaaaagataatatttttctGCTGTGTAATTATGCTTATCTTCCCTGTAGCAATCATTATTGCCTCCTACACTCGTGTGATTCTGGCTGTCATTCGTATGGGCTCTACTGAGAGTCGCCACAAAGCTTTTGCGACCTGTTCCTCTCACCTTGTGGTGGTGGGAATGTACTATGGGGCAGCCATGTTCATATATATGAGGCCCTCCTCTGGTCGCTCTCCCAATCAGGACAAAATGGTGTCAGCTTTCTACACTATCCTTACTCCTATGTTGAACCCCCTCATTTACAGCCTCCGCAACAAAGAAGTGGCCAGAGCATTCATGAAAGTACTAGGGATGGACAAGGCTACAGCATAA